The following are encoded in a window of Rhodomicrobium lacus genomic DNA:
- a CDS encoding bifunctional 2',3'-cyclic-nucleotide 2'-phosphodiesterase/3'-nucleotidase encodes MSIEITRRTALGAAAYLATLGLSDALAADSGPRMRVRLLETSDLHMFVMDWDYYHAKPDPTVGLTRVATLIRAARREAPNTLLFDNGDFLQGNPLADYIAAQRPGIEPHPLVATMAALGYDAAGLGNHEFNYGLDFLEATVRNAPFAFLCANVVRADGAPFLPPYTVLKRVFKDEAGAEHALRIGVISFLPPQIMCWDKARLEGKVEAGDIVLTARRLIPELREKCDLLIALCHSGIGTGSWTEGEEHAALHLAAVPGIDAILLGHAHRIFPGKDYASAADEVDAVAGRLHGVPAVMPGFWGSHLGVVDLNLRREGERWVVEKAEVEARPIYRREGGTVHELTSADAEVAASIAAAHAGTLGWIEQPAGMLDAPIYSYFVWAGYDPTTALVNAAQIAYAKPLLAAAGFGELPLLSAAAPYRVGYTPDSFIDIPAGPVPMRAVADLYIYSSNTVTVVKATGAQIVAWLEWASRVFNTIDPSAEGRQPLVNTRIPSYNFDAIAGLTYAIDVTKSSGRIADVRFEGQPLDLTREFAVVTNNYRADGGGGFAALKDAEILLRAPDTNRDAVFRYFGARPTVHVEDTTPWRFAAGRPVEVWFDTSKAAVPLIEGHKNTVLLGDGEPGYARIGLTIGRKI; translated from the coding sequence TTGAGCATCGAAATCACCCGCCGCACCGCCCTTGGCGCGGCGGCCTATCTCGCTACCCTCGGCTTGTCGGACGCGCTCGCAGCGGACTCCGGCCCGCGCATGCGTGTTCGCCTGCTCGAAACCTCCGATCTGCACATGTTCGTGATGGATTGGGATTACTACCACGCGAAGCCCGATCCGACGGTCGGCCTGACAAGGGTTGCAACCCTCATCCGCGCGGCGCGGCGCGAAGCCCCGAACACGCTGCTGTTCGACAACGGAGACTTTCTTCAGGGCAACCCGCTCGCGGATTACATCGCGGCGCAGCGGCCCGGCATCGAACCGCATCCGCTCGTCGCGACGATGGCGGCGCTCGGCTATGACGCGGCGGGCCTCGGCAATCACGAGTTCAACTACGGCCTCGATTTTCTGGAGGCGACGGTTCGAAATGCGCCTTTCGCCTTCCTCTGCGCAAATGTCGTTCGCGCCGATGGCGCGCCGTTTCTTCCGCCCTACACCGTCCTGAAGCGCGTCTTCAAGGATGAAGCAGGCGCGGAGCACGCGTTGCGCATCGGCGTCATCAGTTTCCTGCCGCCGCAGATCATGTGCTGGGACAAGGCGCGCCTTGAGGGCAAGGTGGAGGCGGGCGACATCGTGCTGACGGCGCGACGGCTCATCCCCGAGTTGCGCGAGAAATGCGATCTCCTTATCGCTCTCTGCCATTCGGGGATAGGAACCGGCTCATGGACGGAAGGCGAGGAACACGCCGCGCTTCATCTTGCAGCCGTTCCTGGTATCGACGCGATCCTTTTGGGGCACGCCCATCGCATCTTCCCGGGAAAGGACTACGCCAGCGCCGCCGACGAAGTGGACGCGGTTGCGGGGCGGCTTCATGGCGTGCCTGCCGTAATGCCGGGTTTCTGGGGCAGCCATCTCGGCGTTGTCGACCTCAACCTCAGGCGCGAAGGCGAGCGCTGGGTTGTCGAGAAAGCGGAAGTAGAAGCCCGGCCGATCTATCGGCGGGAGGGCGGCACGGTTCACGAACTCACCTCCGCAGATGCGGAGGTGGCGGCCTCCATCGCAGCCGCGCACGCGGGCACGCTGGGCTGGATCGAGCAGCCCGCCGGCATGCTCGACGCTCCTATTTACAGCTATTTCGTGTGGGCGGGATACGATCCGACGACCGCGCTCGTGAACGCCGCGCAGATCGCTTACGCCAAGCCGCTCCTTGCCGCTGCCGGCTTCGGCGAGTTGCCGCTGCTATCGGCGGCAGCACCGTATCGCGTGGGCTATACGCCCGACAGTTTCATCGACATCCCTGCAGGCCCGGTCCCGATGCGCGCCGTCGCCGATCTCTACATCTACTCCAGCAATACTGTTACCGTGGTGAAGGCGACGGGAGCGCAGATCGTCGCCTGGCTTGAATGGGCGTCGCGGGTTTTCAACACGATCGACCCGTCGGCGGAAGGAAGGCAGCCGCTCGTAAACACCAGGATCCCATCCTACAATTTCGACGCGATTGCCGGTCTCACCTACGCAATCGACGTGACGAAGTCATCGGGCCGCATCGCTGACGTCCGCTTTGAAGGCCAGCCGCTCGACCTAACGCGCGAGTTCGCGGTGGTAACCAATAACTACCGAGCCGATGGCGGCGGCGGATTCGCTGCGCTGAAGGACGCCGAAATTCTGCTTCGCGCGCCGGACACCAACCGGGACGCGGTTTTCCGTTATTTCGGGGCGAGGCCAACCGTTCATGTGGAGGATACGACGCCGTGGCGATTCGCCGCCGGAAGGCCGGTCGAAGTGTGGTTCGACACGAGCAAAGCAGCGGTGCCGCTGATCGAGGGCCACAAGAACACCGTGCTTCTGGGCGATGGTGAGCCCGGTTATGCAAGGATTGGCCTTACCATCGGGCGAAAGATCTGA
- a CDS encoding energy transducer TonB — protein sequence MGERSDIISNASALVTVAFLGALVAHSRPTLPSQPGPSGPPVEIALEALTETPKEQPKEDSAAPMPPTEEVKPPEEVIPPPPPPPPPGPEEAPEAEKPAVAEQEEAPTAPPSPLVDEDGLAAAAEQKREATREKEASAFRTCLQKSARYPSSKEARKLKPHGTVVLEVHVQSGAIENVLIVKSSGSSILDEAAKASVLKSGCGAKSESSILSGSIAY from the coding sequence ATGGGCGAGCGAAGCGACATAATCAGCAATGCCTCGGCGCTTGTGACGGTCGCCTTTCTGGGTGCGCTCGTGGCTCATTCGCGTCCGACACTGCCGAGCCAGCCGGGGCCATCGGGGCCACCGGTCGAAATCGCTCTGGAGGCGTTAACCGAGACGCCCAAGGAACAACCGAAAGAGGACAGCGCGGCTCCGATGCCTCCCACGGAGGAGGTGAAGCCGCCGGAAGAAGTCATTCCTCCGCCCCCTCCCCCGCCTCCTCCGGGACCCGAGGAAGCGCCGGAGGCAGAAAAGCCGGCTGTCGCAGAACAGGAAGAGGCTCCGACCGCTCCGCCTTCACCACTGGTGGACGAGGACGGTCTCGCGGCGGCTGCGGAGCAAAAACGCGAGGCTACGCGCGAAAAGGAGGCATCAGCCTTCCGCACCTGCCTTCAGAAAAGCGCGCGTTATCCGTCATCGAAGGAGGCCAGGAAGCTTAAACCGCATGGCACTGTAGTTCTCGAAGTACATGTTCAGTCCGGGGCGATTGAAAATGTGCTCATCGTCAAGAGTTCCGGCTCGTCAATTCTGGACGAGGCGGCGAAGGCAAGCGTCTTGAAGTCGGGATGTGGGGCGAAGAGTGAGTCCAGCATCCTATCGGGCAGCATAGCGTACTGA
- a CDS encoding ExbD/TolR family protein, giving the protein MRNWPEKRRQHARIEIIPMIDVMMFLLVFFVLISINVLPALGLKIKPPSSASPDQVVERQKTMVGIDRDGKIFLDGQQIEIADLPDRLRALEDPNKKLVVIIAGDEGAQLQNIVSVLDALKLAGVASAQIVARPR; this is encoded by the coding sequence ATGAGAAACTGGCCAGAAAAACGGCGTCAGCATGCACGCATCGAGATCATTCCGATGATCGATGTGATGATGTTTCTTTTGGTCTTCTTCGTTCTTATCAGCATAAACGTGCTTCCCGCGCTCGGCTTGAAAATAAAGCCGCCGAGTTCGGCTTCGCCCGATCAGGTCGTGGAACGGCAGAAGACGATGGTCGGAATTGACCGCGACGGGAAGATATTCCTCGATGGACAGCAGATCGAGATCGCAGACCTGCCCGACCGTCTGCGCGCTCTCGAAGATCCGAACAAAAAGCTCGTGGTGATTATCGCCGGCGACGAAGGCGCGCAGCTTCAGAATATCGTCAGTGTCCTCGACGCTCTGAAGCTCGCCGGTGTCGCGAGCGCGCAGATCGTCGCTCGGCCGAGGTAA
- a CDS encoding helix-turn-helix transcriptional regulator: protein MTFRTRTQDVVRHALSDPYLLRITRYLPCFAQSVNPTLGETAVQREPRKSLPSPLTLQPRLVGREAAAAFIGLSVRKFDELVADGRMPKPKRIDARVLWDVRALDAAVDRLNGDVSRAVDGARA from the coding sequence TTGACGTTCCGTACACGCACGCAGGATGTTGTGCGTCATGCACTCAGCGACCCCTATCTATTGCGCATCACGCGCTATCTCCCTTGTTTCGCTCAGTCGGTTAATCCAACTCTTGGAGAGACCGCCGTGCAGCGCGAACCTAGAAAATCACTCCCTTCCCCTCTGACCCTTCAGCCGCGCCTGGTCGGCCGCGAGGCTGCGGCCGCCTTTATCGGCCTTTCCGTCAGAAAATTTGACGAGCTGGTGGCGGATGGGCGCATGCCCAAGCCGAAGCGCATCGACGCGCGCGTTCTTTGGGACGTCCGCGCGCTCGATGCGGCTGTCGATCGCCTTAACGGGGATGTCTCGCGTGCTGTCGATGGGGCGCGAGCATGA
- a CDS encoding helix-turn-helix domain-containing protein, protein MITGDQLRAARALARLTIQELAELATVNKATVVRIESGARANRLTLIRLQEVLEEHGITFIDADDTGGSGVRYRLGVERQTSGAADNTSSSEDGSGVQAQYPELADYWIEHPEALARLSDEGRRAISEAALGDPRALDDLAARP, encoded by the coding sequence ATGATTACGGGCGACCAACTGCGGGCGGCGCGCGCGCTCGCGCGATTGACGATCCAGGAACTTGCCGAATTGGCAACCGTGAATAAGGCGACGGTTGTACGGATCGAGTCTGGAGCGAGGGCGAACAGGTTGACGCTAATCCGCCTTCAGGAGGTTCTCGAAGAACACGGCATCACCTTCATTGACGCGGACGACACGGGAGGAAGTGGCGTGCGCTACCGTCTTGGCGTCGAGCGGCAAACTTCCGGAGCGGCTGACAATACCTCAAGCAGCGAAGATGGAAGCGGTGTTCAGGCACAATACCCTGAGCTAGCCGATTATTGGATCGAACACCCCGAAGCACTCGCACGCCTGTCCGATGAAGGTCGCCGGGCGATATCCGAGGCGGCGCTTGGTGATCCGCGCGCGCTCGACGACTTGGCGGCGCGGCCATGA
- a CDS encoding MotA/TolQ/ExbB proton channel family protein, translated as MTIDTAYFHDVCINILYGSVVVLTFVVVERLVYYGLLALRTRKLGAVVHGSGHVPATAFRSRDLLTRSLATYVGALRSPGATREALEDLSATLFIKVSGKVEARLWVLDTIVTAAPLLGLLGTILGIMDTFNALSSGGISDPAAVSRGIAAALLATAVGIGTALYALLGLNLLHRVEGHLNDEFKRLILGSHSLPESEVRIALNAARHGLEGGRGVASQTAMQET; from the coding sequence GTGACTATCGACACTGCCTATTTCCACGATGTGTGCATCAACATCCTCTACGGATCGGTGGTGGTGCTCACCTTCGTGGTGGTCGAGCGGCTCGTCTATTACGGGCTGCTCGCCCTTCGCACCAGAAAGCTTGGAGCCGTGGTTCACGGCTCCGGACATGTCCCTGCGACCGCGTTCCGCTCGCGAGACCTGCTCACGCGGAGCCTCGCAACCTATGTCGGAGCGCTTCGGTCGCCCGGCGCGACCCGCGAGGCGCTTGAAGATCTTTCGGCAACCCTTTTCATCAAGGTGAGCGGCAAGGTCGAGGCGCGGCTGTGGGTGCTCGATACCATCGTGACGGCTGCGCCGCTGCTCGGCCTGCTCGGCACGATCCTCGGCATCATGGACACGTTCAATGCGCTGTCGTCCGGTGGCATTTCGGACCCTGCCGCCGTCAGCCGTGGCATCGCCGCCGCGCTTCTGGCAACCGCTGTCGGCATCGGCACCGCGCTTTACGCGCTGCTCGGGCTGAACCTTCTGCACCGCGTCGAGGGGCACCTGAACGACGAGTTCAAGCGCCTCATCCTCGGCAGTCACTCGCTGCCCGAGTCCGAGGTGAGGATTGCACTTAATGCGGCGCGCCATGGCCTTGAAGGCGGACGCGGCGTCGCATCCCAAACCGCAATGCAGGAGACGTGA
- a CDS encoding tyrosine-type recombinase/integrase, translating into MWLEEREGRESKWIILDSGRKISTGIDRADAEGAARALEAYISEKYEPSGSSNPASVSIAEVLENYLRLHVPNLGEQANPRRHVRDLVEWWAGKTVADVKGKSCREYFEWRKTRAAYGAKGDTTASRDLATLRAAIRLWHKEHTLSMVPVVSIPEPSDPRDEWLTRDQVAHLLRVVRKRPKSAHLARLILIGVYSGTRSGAVLGLRWMPSTDGGWVDLEHDLMYRRGRGKSETKKRTPPVRIHARLLPHLRRWRDEDVARGITHVIHFNQGPVKKLRRSWDSAREIAGFDQHFVLHSFRHTATTWMLQAGVPIWEVSGYVGMSVKTIEKVYGHHCPDYQNKAASAIAPKRVPRRSFARMIGE; encoded by the coding sequence TTGTGGCTCGAAGAACGCGAAGGCCGGGAATCGAAATGGATTATTCTCGACTCCGGCCGAAAAATCAGCACGGGCATCGATCGAGCGGATGCTGAAGGAGCCGCGCGCGCCCTCGAAGCCTACATCTCTGAAAAATACGAGCCCAGTGGGAGCAGTAATCCCGCTTCGGTCTCGATAGCCGAGGTTTTGGAAAACTACCTCCGCCTGCACGTTCCCAATCTAGGCGAGCAGGCGAATCCTCGACGGCACGTGCGCGACCTGGTCGAATGGTGGGCCGGGAAAACCGTTGCAGACGTGAAGGGCAAATCGTGTCGAGAGTATTTTGAGTGGCGCAAAACGCGTGCGGCTTACGGCGCGAAGGGCGACACGACTGCAAGTCGAGATCTCGCGACACTCAGAGCCGCTATCCGGCTTTGGCACAAGGAGCACACGCTTTCGATGGTTCCGGTGGTTTCAATCCCCGAGCCTTCCGATCCGCGTGACGAGTGGCTCACGCGAGATCAGGTTGCGCACCTGCTTCGTGTCGTCCGGAAACGACCGAAATCCGCGCACCTCGCTAGGCTTATTCTGATTGGGGTTTACTCCGGCACGAGATCAGGCGCGGTTCTGGGCCTCCGGTGGATGCCGTCTACAGATGGGGGATGGGTCGATCTAGAACATGATCTCATGTATCGGCGTGGCAGGGGGAAATCGGAAACCAAGAAGCGAACTCCGCCGGTTCGCATTCACGCCCGCCTTTTACCCCACTTGCGCCGCTGGCGCGATGAGGACGTGGCGCGCGGCATCACCCATGTCATTCATTTCAATCAAGGCCCAGTGAAGAAGCTTCGGCGATCGTGGGATTCAGCACGCGAAATCGCTGGCTTCGATCAGCACTTTGTCCTTCACAGCTTCAGGCATACGGCTACGACGTGGATGCTGCAAGCGGGCGTGCCTATCTGGGAGGTTTCCGGGTACGTCGGCATGTCCGTGAAAACCATCGAAAAGGTCTACGGTCATCACTGCCCAGACTACCAGAACAAGGCTGCTTCCGCGATTGCGCCGAAGCGTGTTCCGAGGCGTTCTTTCGCGCGAATGATTGGCGAATGA
- a CDS encoding TonB-dependent receptor has translation MRGTILRGVSATLLFSTALSTVAFAQSTSAPQAPAEPTQANQQPQPLQPTARAAEPQASFGTVYATEPAKRPAVALAQPGLTSSPTDYGALLQQTAAVAAQGGAGTATEVKVTPGGVTRQDIGGGYMILEQATKTRSTVTRDAIDKQSPTANPYQMIELLPGVTQSSSDNTGLNGGNIRLRGFNSDHVGLTIEGMPVNDSGNYALYPQEYVDAENIQQVSIAQGSPDLDSPHVGAAGGVINIYMRDPAKDAGALVDLSVGSDSLFRAFTRVESGEINGVSAYVSYSKLTKDHWIGPGEDDRQHIDFKMKWELSPGNTIRFAAIYNDALNNFYATPTKAQAGQPYSTWGYKSSLPDSFFTPNSTTLLLDQSANGASNYYGYKVNPFKNLILSAPSNFTLSQNLKFDTLPYYWYGYGNGGGAYSLTEGGTYTSGNTKITFGDLNGNNLIGDKILYYNPSITETHRPGVINKFTYDVGNHEIVAGHWFEYAMHHQWGPFARLNADGSVDDEFAGSGGISVPTGSKCQIFSNGAWGTASAANCPTGELQKRNWQTDTMTNMVFLGDTWKATDKLTVIYGAKQVWVDRTVDNRMPGGQELELYDTATLPTAGVRYKFDKDNTVFANVATTFRSAPNYTLTPASVITLNTEVPKEEGIHYEIGHRYQGPLFSTSVSAFYGHYEHFQVSTYVADAAGSSQSVTVDAGTVQNYGVNAEFGLRPIHNFRPYVSGEVIRAEMLDNSILATSTTSVNGVNVNDYLRTSGNMLPNVPNYQVGIGIDYDDDRIFGNIAFKYYGSQYATFMNDEKMDSFGRVNASIGYRFDDIGFLKRPEIKLNIYNILGSDDLTGVYSVKNNSKATTGVNGNTIAAPSASNMPTYYMGQDRSFMLTFRAGL, from the coding sequence ATGCGTGGTACCATCCTGCGTGGCGTTAGCGCCACGTTACTCTTCAGCACGGCGCTTTCAACCGTCGCTTTTGCTCAATCTACATCGGCGCCGCAGGCACCCGCCGAGCCGACGCAGGCCAATCAGCAGCCGCAGCCGTTGCAGCCGACGGCGCGCGCGGCCGAGCCTCAGGCGAGCTTCGGCACGGTTTACGCGACCGAGCCTGCGAAGCGTCCAGCCGTTGCGCTGGCGCAGCCGGGCCTCACGTCGTCGCCGACCGACTACGGCGCGCTTCTCCAGCAAACCGCAGCCGTGGCAGCTCAGGGCGGCGCGGGGACAGCGACCGAAGTCAAGGTTACGCCCGGCGGCGTGACGCGCCAGGATATCGGCGGCGGTTACATGATCCTCGAACAGGCGACGAAGACGCGCTCCACCGTGACGCGCGACGCCATCGACAAGCAGTCGCCGACCGCGAACCCCTATCAGATGATTGAACTACTGCCGGGCGTGACACAATCCAGCTCCGATAACACGGGCCTCAACGGCGGCAATATCCGCCTGCGCGGCTTCAATTCTGACCATGTCGGCCTGACCATCGAAGGCATGCCGGTGAACGACTCCGGCAACTACGCCCTCTATCCGCAGGAATATGTCGACGCCGAAAACATCCAGCAGGTGTCGATCGCACAAGGCTCGCCGGACCTCGACTCGCCGCATGTTGGCGCTGCGGGCGGCGTGATCAACATCTATATGCGCGACCCCGCGAAAGATGCAGGCGCTCTCGTCGACCTCAGCGTCGGCTCGGACTCGCTGTTCCGTGCTTTCACCCGCGTCGAATCCGGCGAGATCAACGGCGTCAGCGCCTATGTCAGCTATTCCAAGCTGACGAAAGATCACTGGATCGGCCCAGGCGAAGACGACCGTCAGCACATCGACTTCAAGATGAAGTGGGAGCTTTCGCCCGGCAACACGATCCGCTTCGCCGCGATCTACAACGACGCGCTGAACAATTTCTATGCTACGCCGACGAAGGCGCAAGCTGGTCAGCCCTACAGCACATGGGGTTACAAATCGTCGCTCCCGGACTCATTTTTTACGCCGAATAGCACCACGCTACTTCTCGACCAGTCGGCCAACGGCGCTTCGAACTACTACGGCTATAAGGTCAACCCGTTCAAGAATCTGATCCTCAGCGCGCCGTCCAACTTCACGCTTTCACAAAACCTGAAGTTCGATACCCTTCCGTACTATTGGTACGGCTATGGCAATGGTGGCGGCGCTTACTCTCTTACGGAGGGCGGCACTTACACCTCGGGTAACACGAAGATCACGTTCGGCGACCTGAATGGAAACAATCTCATAGGGGATAAGATTCTTTACTACAACCCCTCCATCACGGAAACGCATCGCCCTGGCGTCATCAACAAGTTCACTTACGATGTCGGTAACCACGAAATCGTGGCAGGCCACTGGTTCGAATATGCGATGCATCATCAATGGGGGCCTTTCGCTCGTCTGAACGCCGATGGTAGCGTGGATGATGAGTTCGCTGGTTCGGGGGGCATAAGCGTGCCCACAGGCAGCAAATGTCAAATATTCTCCAACGGAGCTTGGGGAACTGCAAGCGCAGCTAACTGCCCGACAGGCGAACTTCAGAAGCGCAACTGGCAGACCGACACCATGACGAACATGGTCTTCCTCGGCGACACCTGGAAGGCGACTGACAAGCTAACGGTTATATACGGTGCTAAGCAGGTGTGGGTTGACCGCACCGTGGACAACCGCATGCCAGGTGGCCAGGAACTCGAACTGTACGACACCGCAACGCTTCCGACAGCCGGTGTCCGCTACAAGTTCGACAAGGACAACACGGTGTTCGCGAATGTCGCAACGACCTTCCGCTCAGCGCCAAACTACACGCTGACCCCTGCCAGCGTTATTACGCTCAATACCGAGGTGCCGAAGGAAGAAGGCATTCATTATGAAATCGGGCATCGCTACCAAGGCCCTCTTTTCTCGACGTCGGTCTCCGCGTTCTACGGCCATTACGAACACTTCCAAGTCTCGACCTACGTCGCGGACGCGGCGGGCAGCAGCCAGAGTGTGACCGTGGATGCTGGCACCGTCCAGAATTATGGCGTCAACGCGGAGTTTGGCCTGCGGCCGATCCACAACTTCCGGCCGTATGTGTCGGGCGAAGTCATCCGTGCGGAGATGCTTGACAATAGCATTCTCGCGACTTCGACCACCTCGGTCAACGGCGTCAACGTCAATGACTATCTTCGCACGTCCGGCAATATGCTGCCAAACGTGCCGAACTATCAGGTCGGCATCGGTATCGACTACGACGACGACCGGATCTTTGGCAACATCGCCTTCAAGTATTACGGCTCGCAATATGCGACCTTTATGAACGACGAAAAGATGGACTCCTTCGGCCGCGTGAATGCCTCTATCGGTTACCGTTTCGATGACATTGGCTTCCTGAAGCGTCCCGAAATCAAGCTGAACATCTACAATATTCTTGGCAGCGACGACCTCACTGGGGTCTACAGCGTCAAGAACAACTCGAAGGCGACAACGGGTGTAAACGGTAACACGATCGCCGCACCAAGCGCTTCTAATATGCCAACTTACTATATGGGTCAGGATCGGTCGTTTATGCTGACCTTCCGCGCAGGACTGTAA
- a CDS encoding SDR family oxidoreductase, producing MNPASCDCVVTIWNPCYLQPCSTQSHRAYPLSMRTILIIGASRGIGLETVRRALDQGYRVRAFARSASQIPITHTELTKVNGDALRAEDVAAAVKGVDAVIETLGAKASLAMVTSHTRLFSDATRILIQSMESAGVKRLISVTGFGAGDSRQHMSLLQRLPFELLLGRVYADKAVQETIIRRSALSWVIVRPGILTSGPRTGRYKILDKPADWRNGMISRADVADFLVKQIEDDAYLCKTPALIG from the coding sequence ATGAACCCGGCATCCTGCGACTGCGTCGTGACGATCTGGAATCCATGTTACCTTCAACCATGCTCAACCCAATCCCATAGGGCGTACCCCTTATCCATGAGGACTATTCTCATCATCGGCGCGAGCCGCGGCATCGGACTTGAGACGGTTCGACGAGCTCTCGATCAAGGCTATCGGGTGCGCGCTTTCGCGCGATCCGCCTCCCAAATCCCAATTACCCATACGGAGCTTACGAAGGTGAACGGCGATGCGCTCAGAGCCGAGGATGTCGCGGCGGCCGTTAAGGGCGTCGACGCCGTCATCGAGACGCTCGGAGCGAAGGCCAGCCTTGCTATGGTGACCAGCCACACTCGACTCTTCTCCGACGCAACGCGCATACTCATCCAATCGATGGAAAGCGCGGGCGTGAAGCGTCTGATTTCTGTGACGGGCTTTGGGGCCGGCGACAGCCGCCAGCATATGTCACTGTTGCAGCGCCTTCCGTTCGAACTCCTGTTGGGCCGCGTCTATGCGGATAAGGCGGTGCAGGAGACGATTATTCGGCGCAGCGCTCTGTCCTGGGTGATAGTCCGGCCGGGCATCCTCACCAGCGGTCCTCGCACAGGCCGGTATAAAATCCTCGATAAGCCCGCCGACTGGCGTAACGGCATGATCTCGCGCGCCGACGTCGCAGATTTTCTCGTCAAGCAAATCGAAGATGACGCCTATCTCTGCAAGACCCCTGCACTGATCGGATAA